One stretch of Arachis duranensis cultivar V14167 chromosome 1, aradu.V14167.gnm2.J7QH, whole genome shotgun sequence DNA includes these proteins:
- the LOC107473104 gene encoding uncharacterized protein LOC107473104, whose protein sequence is MKGVMIKAAKKLNKLWSKKRKNKNRRHQIEHHYYYPPPQRPPPPPPLIGECRHCCYCSSSTQPSAPPLPESSSSLWLEAERNNNYGTFFAQPQEQEEEAYYASETQIEEEVAMAASEPVYGVPVLPLLPQTDTRRRDRSRRVYGFGAYLFQCLCPCFRIRESDSTLN, encoded by the coding sequence ATGAAAGGCGTGATGATAAAAGCTGCCAAGAAACTCAACAAGCTTTGGtccaaaaagagaaagaataagAACAGGAGGCATCAAATTGAGCATCATTATTATTACCCTCCTCCTCAACGGCcgccgccaccaccaccacttaTCGGCGAGTGTCGGCATTGCTGCTATTGCTCCAGCTCCACTCAGCCATCAGCTCCACCTTTACCTGAATCGTCATCGTCTTTGTGGCTTGAAGCTGAGCGCAACAACAACTATGGCACATTCTTCGCACAACcacaagaacaagaagaagaggcTTATTACGCAAGTGAAAcgcaaatagaagaagaagtagcCATGGCAGCTTCGGAACCTGTTTATGGCGTTCCGGTGCTGCCACTACTACCTCAAACAGATACAAGAAGAAGAGACAGATCTCGCCGTGTTTATGGCTTTGGCGCTTACCTGTTTCAATGCCTCTGTCCATGTTTTCGCATTAGAGAAAGTGATAGTACTTTGAATTGA
- the LOC107470241 gene encoding potassium transporter 1: MNPSHQVMEQGTSQQNLKRGCCATVLTLAYQSLGVVYGDLSTSPLYVYKTTFSGKLSLKEDDEEIFGVLSFIFWTFTIIALFKYVFIVMSADDNGEGGTFALYSLLCRNARLSILPNQQPTDEKLSTYATQDSADTWQSSLLKLFFEKHPRFQRGLLIFVLLGTCMAIGDGVITPAISVLSAVSGVKVKISHLHDNYVVVISCIILVGLFSIQHHGTHRVAFLFAPVVAAWLLCISGIGIYNIYHWNPKIYLALSPFYMLRFIRATGVEGWLSLGGVVLSITGVETMFADLGHFSALSIKIAFTCLVYPCLILAYMGEAAFLSKHHDDIQRSFYKAIPEGVFWPVFIVATMAAIVGSQAVISATFSIISQCCALNCFPWVKIVHTSSRIYGQIYIPEINWILMCLCLSVTIGLRDTNRMGHAYGLAVTTVMFVTTCLMTLVIVIVWKQGIIKAIACLVVFGSIELLYISACICKVHEGGWIPLVLSFTFMCIMYTWNYGTMKKHQFDVENKVSLNRILSMGPSLGMVRVPGIGLMYTNLASGFPAMFGHFVTNLPAFHQVLVFVCVKSVPVPYVGEDERLIVSRVGPKEFAMFRCIVRYGYKDIQQENYNFENRLVSTIVQFVETEEEENNNTESTYEISTNNPLKNESMQILNAKESGVTYMLGHSYAKAKKSSSIVKKIAIDVVFAFLSKNCREPDVVLNIAHSSLLEVGMVYYV; encoded by the exons ATGAACCCATCTCACCAAGTTATGGAACAAGGAACATCACAGCAG AATCTAAAGAGGGGGTGTTGTGCAACCGTGCTTACTCTGGCTTACCAGAGTCTTGGAGTAGTTTATGGTGACCTCAGTACCTCACCTCTATATGTTTATAAGACTACATTCTCAGGGAAATTGAGTCTCAAAGAGGATGATGAGGAGATTTTCGGCGTTCTCTCGTTTATCTTCTGGACATTTACCATTATCGCGCTCTTCAAATATGTCTTCATTGTGATGTCTGCTGATGACAATGGGGAAG GAGGTACCTTTGCATTGTACTCACTTCTCTGCCGAAATGCGAGGCTAAGTATTTTGCCTAATCAACAACCAACAGATGAGAAGTTGTCCACTTATGCCACACAAGATTCTGCAGACACATGGCAGTCTTCACTTTTGAAGCTGTTCTTCGAAAAGCATCCGAGGTTCCAGAGAGGGCTGCTGATCTTTGTTCTTCTTGGAACATGTATGGCAATTGGTGATGGTGTCATAACTCCGGCGATTTCAG TTCTTTCAGCAGTGTCAGGTGTTAAAGTTAAAATCAGCCACCTCCATGATA ATTATGTTGTTGTGATCTCATGCATCATTTTAGTGGGACTTTTCTCCATTCAGCATCACGGCACGCATAGAGTTGCTTTCTTGTTCGCACCAGTTGTTGCAGCATGGCTTTTATGTATCAGTGGCATTGGTATATACAATATATACCACTGGaacccaaaaatatatcttGCACTTTCTCCTTTCTACATGTTAAGGTTCATTCGAGCAACCGGCGTTGAAGGATGGTTGTCCTTAGGCGGCGTGGTGCTATCAATCACAG GTGTTGAGACCATGTTCGCCGACTTGGGTCATTTTTCAGCTTTATCAATAAAG ATAGCTTTCACATGTCTAGTATATCCCTGCCTCATTCTGGCATATATGGGTGAGGCTGCATTCCTTTCTAAGCATCATGATGACATTCAGAGAAGTTTCTACAAAGCCATACCAG AAGGTGTGTTTTGGCCAGTGTTCATAGTGGCAACTATGGCAGCAATTGTAGGAAGCCAAGCAGTAATTTCTGCTACCTTTTCCATTATAAGCCAGTGTTGTGCATTGAATTGTTTTCCTTGGGTGAAGATTGTTCATACTTCAAGCAGAATATATGGGCAGATATACATCCCAGAAATCAATTGGATATTGATGTGCCTTTGTTTATCTGTTACAATTGGCCTAAGAGATACCAATAGGATGGGACATGCATATG GGCTGGCAGTTACGACGGTTATGTTTGTAACAACATGCTTGATGACACTAGTAATAGTGATTGTTTGGAAGCAAGGAATAATAAAAGCCATTGCATGTTTGGTAGTGTTTGGATCAATTGAACTACTTTACATCTCAGCTTGCATCTGCAAGGTTCATGAAGGAGGTTGGATTCCACTTGTTCTGTCTTTCACTTTCATGTGTATAATGTACACATGGAACTATGGAACAATGAAGAAACACCAATTTGATGTGGAAAACAAGGTTTCACTCAACAGGATACTGTCTATGGGGCCATCCCTCGGCATGGTTCGCGTGCCGGGAATAGGACTAATGTACACAAATCTTGCTTCTGGTTTCCCTGCCATGTTTGGCCATTTTGTCACAAACTTGCCTGCATTCCATCAGGTGCTAGTTTTTGTCTGTGTAAAATCTGTTCCGGTCCCTTATGTCGGCGAGGATGAACGGTTGATTGTTAGTAGGGTTGGTCCTAAGGAGTTCGCCATGTTTCGTTGCATTGTGAGGTATGGTTACAAGGACATACAACAGGAGAATTACAATTTTGAGAACAGATTGGTATCAACTATAGTACAATTTGTAGaaactgaagaagaagagaacaatAATACAGAATCAACATATGAAATTTCCACAAAT AATCCCTTGAAGAATGAGTCTATGCAGATTTTGAATGCTAAAGAATCTGGTGTTACATATATGCTTGGACATTCCTATGCAAAGGCAAAGAAATCATCTTCCATAGTAAAGAAAATTGCAATAGATGTTGTTTTTGCCTTTCTGAGCAAGAATTGTAGAGAGCCTGATGTTGTTTTGAATATAGCACATTCTTCATTGCTTGAGGTTGGTATGGTTTACTATGTCTGA